CAAAGATTGTCGCGGCCCGATACGCAGGCCTTACAATGACCGCAGGTGACGAGCGGGTTCACCGTCACGCGTTGCCCGCTGTTCGGTCCACTGGTCAGGGTTCCGCTCACCTCATGCCCAAGGATCAACGGGGCAGGGCGGCGCTCATCGTGACCGAGAAAGGCGTGCAAGTCCGAGCCGCAAATGCCGACACTGTCGACGCGCACCATGACCTCGCCATCGGCTGCCACCGGGTCGGCGACATCGCGATAGGCAAGCGTCTCGGGCGCGGTGTAGACGAGGGCCTTCATTTGGCGGTGTAGCCTCCGTCGAGCATCAGCACCTGGCCGGTCACATAGGCGGACGCTTGCGAGCACAGAAAGAGAAGGGGACCGTCAAGATCTTCCAGCTCTCCGTTGCGGCCGATGCAGGTTTGCGCGGCGTTCCGGGCGGCACGGTCCGGATCGTCGAAGACGGCGGCGGTGAGTTCGGTGCGAAAGAAGCCCGGGCCGATGGCGTTTGCAGTGATGCCGTCAGCCGACCAGGCCTGCGCCATCGCGCGGGTAAGCTGGCCGATGCCGCCCTTGGACGCGCCATAAGAAAGCCCACCGGGAAAGGCCCGGGTCGTTTGCAGGCTCGCGAATGTCACGATGCGGCCCCAGCCTGCTTCTCGCATAGCTGGCACGAGGGCTTGGCTTAGGAAAAACGGCGCGGCGAGGTTCAAGTCCATCGTCACATCCCAACCATCGGGTGTGACGTCGTCGGCTGGCTCGCGATTGTTGATGCCTGCCGCATGAACCAATATCGATGGCGATCCAAACGGTTCAGAGACTTGGGCTGCAACGCCCCTCAGCGATGCGCGATCGGATAGATCGGCCTCAACGCCACGCACCTTGTTGCCGCCCTCGGCTTGAAGTTCATCGAGCGCAGATCGACGACGGGCAACGCCGACGACATGCGCTCCGGCGCGTGCCAGCACAAGCGCCGCACGACGGCCAAGGCCGGCGCTAGCTCCAGTGACGCAGGCAACGCGGCCTTTGACATCAAAGAGGGCAGACGGCTCAGTCATTCGCCGTCAGATCGAAGGTCTCATCGGGAAAGTATTTGTGCAGGCGAATGTCGGCCGTGCGGGCGTGACCTTCCATGCCTTCCAAGCGCGAGATACGGGCCGTGGCTTCCGCCACCGGCTTGGCACCCTCGCGGGTGGCCCGCTGCCAGGTCACGATCTTCATGAATTTGTGGACCGAAAGACCGCCAGTGTAGTTCGCGGCACCTGACGTGGGCAGCACATGGTTGGTGCCAGAGGCTTTATCGCCAAAGGCAACGGTCGTTTCTTCGCCTAGGAACAGGGACCCATAGCAGGAGAGGCGGCCAAGCCACCAATCCAGATCATCGGCCTGCACGGTTAGGTGTTCGGGTGCATAGGCATCTGATGTTGCCGCCATTTCTTCGCGATCACCGCACAGGATGACTTCGGCATAGTCGCGCCAGGCGGCGGTGGCGTTGTCGCGATTGACCTCCGGCAGATCATTGATCAGTTCCGGCACCAGACGCATGACCTCTTCGGCAAGTG
The DNA window shown above is from Hyphomicrobiales bacterium and carries:
- a CDS encoding SDR family oxidoreductase, which produces MTEPSALFDVKGRVACVTGASAGLGRRAALVLARAGAHVVGVARRRSALDELQAEGGNKVRGVEADLSDRASLRGVAAQVSEPFGSPSILVHAAGINNREPADDVTPDGWDVTMDLNLAAPFFLSQALVPAMREAGWGRIVTFASLQTTRAFPGGLSYGASKGGIGQLTRAMAQAWSADGITANAIGPGFFRTELTAAVFDDPDRAARNAAQTCIGRNGELEDLDGPLLFLCSQASAYVTGQVLMLDGGYTAK